A window of the Acidimicrobiales bacterium genome harbors these coding sequences:
- a CDS encoding xanthine dehydrogenase family protein molybdopterin-binding subunit has product MTATEIPPSDSVVGKARLRREDPELLTGEGKYVDDIQVAGQLWMGMVRSTMAHATIAGVDTSDAAGMPGVHAVYTGSELADMGLWAAPLPCAWPVTPDMVNPPHYPAATSEVHHVGEIIAVVLAETRYQAADAAEAVVVDYQPLPAVASIDAAIADTNKAHSDLASNKAYTWALEPNPEAVTAAFEGAAHHVTANFVQQRLIPAAMEPRGVLAIPSPHGGDVTLYSSTQVPHILKVMIAATTGLPEQKLRIVAPAVGGGFGAKLNVNPDEILAVTLANKLKRPVRWTETRSEAAFSTHQGRAQQQKIELAADADGKLLGVRVHLDADMGAYMMLITPGVPLLGSFLYTGVYDVPAFGFTCDGYFTNMTPTDAYRGAGRPEASYAIERAMDMLAAEVGVGPDEIRRRNYLAGGGEFENLETASTLVFDSGNYAPNLDLALEMAGYADLRAEQARRRDAGEKKQLGIGLCTYVEICGLAPSRALAGLNYGAGGWEHALVRFLPTGKVEVVTGSTPHGQGHETAWSMIVADKLGIDPDDVEVLHSDTAVSPLGMDTYGSRSLAVGGVAISMACDKVVDKAREIAAHQLEANPDDLEFVGGTFAVKGSPDKALPIQAVAFGAFTGHNLPDGMEPNLQEQVTFDPPNFAFPFGTHVAVVEIDETTGHVELLSYTAVDDCGNHINPLIVEGQVHGGVVQGVAQALWEGASYDDDGNCRNPSFLDYLVPSAAEMPNITTGYTFTPSTSNPMGVKGVGEAGTIGSAAAVINAICDGLSPYGITDMAMPATPQRVWKTIQAAKAANDAGGAA; this is encoded by the coding sequence ATGACCGCAACCGAGATCCCGCCGAGCGACTCCGTCGTCGGCAAGGCCCGACTTCGCCGGGAGGACCCTGAACTCCTCACGGGCGAGGGCAAGTACGTCGACGACATCCAGGTCGCCGGCCAGCTGTGGATGGGCATGGTCCGATCCACCATGGCGCACGCCACCATCGCCGGCGTCGACACCTCCGACGCTGCGGGAATGCCTGGCGTGCATGCCGTGTACACCGGGTCCGAACTGGCCGACATGGGACTGTGGGCGGCGCCGCTGCCCTGCGCCTGGCCGGTCACCCCCGACATGGTCAACCCGCCCCACTATCCGGCGGCCACGTCGGAGGTCCATCACGTCGGTGAGATCATCGCCGTGGTCCTGGCCGAAACCCGCTACCAAGCAGCCGACGCCGCCGAGGCGGTCGTCGTCGACTACCAGCCGCTGCCGGCGGTGGCGTCGATCGACGCGGCGATCGCCGACACCAACAAAGCGCACTCCGATCTGGCCAGCAACAAGGCCTACACGTGGGCGCTCGAGCCCAACCCCGAGGCCGTCACGGCCGCATTCGAGGGGGCAGCGCATCACGTCACCGCCAACTTCGTGCAGCAACGCCTGATCCCTGCGGCCATGGAACCCCGCGGTGTGCTGGCGATCCCGTCGCCGCACGGTGGCGATGTCACGCTGTACTCCTCGACCCAGGTGCCCCACATCCTCAAGGTGATGATCGCTGCCACCACGGGGCTGCCGGAGCAGAAGCTTCGCATCGTCGCCCCGGCCGTCGGTGGTGGCTTCGGCGCCAAGCTCAACGTCAACCCCGACGAGATCCTCGCCGTGACGCTCGCCAACAAGCTGAAGCGACCGGTGCGCTGGACCGAGACTCGTTCGGAAGCGGCGTTCTCGACTCATCAGGGCCGGGCGCAGCAGCAGAAGATCGAGCTCGCCGCCGATGCCGACGGCAAGTTGCTCGGAGTTCGGGTCCACCTCGACGCCGACATGGGCGCCTACATGATGCTGATCACTCCCGGTGTCCCGCTGCTCGGCAGTTTCCTCTACACCGGCGTCTACGACGTCCCCGCCTTCGGCTTCACCTGCGACGGCTACTTCACCAACATGACCCCGACCGATGCCTACCGTGGCGCCGGTCGTCCCGAGGCCAGCTATGCGATCGAGCGGGCCATGGACATGCTGGCGGCCGAGGTCGGTGTTGGCCCCGACGAGATCCGCCGCCGGAACTACCTGGCTGGGGGAGGGGAGTTCGAGAATCTCGAGACTGCCTCCACGCTCGTGTTCGACTCCGGCAACTACGCACCCAACCTCGACCTCGCTCTCGAGATGGCGGGCTACGCCGACCTCCGGGCCGAGCAAGCCCGGCGCCGCGATGCCGGCGAGAAGAAGCAGCTCGGTATCGGCCTGTGCACCTATGTCGAGATCTGCGGTCTGGCCCCGAGCCGGGCCCTCGCCGGACTCAACTACGGCGCCGGCGGCTGGGAGCACGCATTGGTGAGGTTCCTGCCAACCGGCAAGGTCGAGGTCGTCACCGGCTCGACCCCGCACGGTCAGGGTCACGAAACGGCGTGGTCGATGATCGTTGCCGACAAGCTGGGCATCGATCCGGACGATGTCGAGGTGCTGCACTCCGACACCGCAGTCAGCCCGCTCGGGATGGACACCTACGGCTCGCGCTCGCTCGCCGTCGGTGGTGTTGCGATTTCGATGGCGTGCGACAAGGTGGTCGACAAGGCCCGCGAGATCGCCGCTCACCAGCTCGAAGCCAACCCCGACGACCTCGAGTTCGTCGGTGGCACGTTCGCCGTCAAGGGTTCGCCCGACAAGGCACTCCCGATCCAGGCAGTGGCCTTCGGTGCGTTCACCGGGCACAACCTGCCCGACGGCATGGAGCCGAATCTGCAGGAGCAGGTCACCTTCGATCCTCCGAACTTCGCGTTCCCCTTCGGAACGCACGTGGCGGTGGTCGAGATCGACGAGACCACCGGACACGTCGAGCTGCTCTCGTACACCGCGGTCGACGACTGCGGCAATCACATCAATCCGTTGATCGTCGAGGGCCAGGTCCACGGTGGTGTCGTGCAGGGCGTGGCCCAAGCACTGTGGGAGGGGGCGAGCTACGACGACGACGGCAACTGCCGGAACCCATCGTTCCTCGACTACCTGGTGCCGTCGGCCGCGGAGATGCCGAACATCACCACCGGCTACACCTTCACCCCGAGCACCAGCAACCCGATGGGCGTCAAGGGCGTTGGCGAAGCCGGAACCATTGGCTCAGCCGCCGCCGTGATCAACGCGATCTGCGACGGACTCAGCCCCTACGGCATCACCGACATGGCGATGCCTGCCACCCCGCAGCGGGTGTGGAAGACGATCCAAGCGGCCAAGGCGGCCAACGACGCAGGTGGTGCAGCATGA
- the rplL gene encoding 50S ribosomal protein L7/L12 has protein sequence MMATKEEILEGIASMTVLELSELLKEFEEKFGVTAAAPMAVAVAGGGGGAAAEEAEEKDEFDVVLTSAGDKKIQVIKAVRELTGLGLKEAKDLVESAPANVLEGAKKDDAEAAKAKIEEAGGAVDLK, from the coding sequence ATCATGGCAACCAAGGAAGAAATCCTCGAAGGCATCGCCAGCATGACCGTGCTGGAACTGTCCGAACTCCTCAAGGAATTCGAAGAGAAGTTCGGCGTCACCGCTGCGGCCCCGATGGCCGTTGCCGTCGCCGGCGGTGGCGGCGGTGCTGCCGCTGAAGAGGCGGAAGAGAAGGACGAGTTCGATGTCGTCCTCACCTCGGCCGGTGACAAGAAGATCCAGGTCATCAAGGCTGTCCGCGAGCTGACCGGTCTCGGCCTCAAGGAAGCCAAGGACCTCGTCGAGAGCGCCCCGGCCAACGTGCTCGAAGGCGCCAAGAAGGACGACGCCGAAGCGGCGAAGGCCAAGATCGAGGAAGCCGGCGGCGCCGTCGACCTCAAGTAA
- a CDS encoding (2Fe-2S)-binding protein has product MTINGRSCSADVEPRTLLVHYLRDAIGLTGTNVGCDTSSCGACTIHIDGEAAKSCTMLAVQARGANITTIEGMAAADGTLHPMQEAFRQCHGLQCGYCTPGMVMAATSLLNENPNPTEAEVREGLEGNLCRCTGYHNIVKSVLSAAGGAA; this is encoded by the coding sequence ATGACCATCAACGGACGATCGTGTTCGGCGGATGTCGAACCACGAACGTTGCTCGTTCACTATCTACGAGATGCCATCGGGCTGACCGGCACCAACGTTGGTTGCGACACCTCCTCGTGCGGCGCCTGCACCATCCACATCGACGGCGAAGCGGCCAAGTCGTGCACGATGCTCGCCGTCCAGGCGCGAGGTGCCAACATCACCACCATCGAAGGCATGGCTGCCGCCGACGGGACGCTCCACCCGATGCAGGAAGCCTTCCGCCAGTGCCACGGGCTGCAGTGCGGTTACTGCACACCCGGCATGGTGATGGCGGCGACCTCGCTGCTCAACGAGAACCCCAACCCCACCGAGGCCGAGGTGCGCGAAGGACTCGAGGGCAACCTCTGCCGGTGCACCGGCTACCACAACATCGTCAAGTCCGTGCTCAGCGCGGCAGGAGGCGCAGCATGA
- the rpoC gene encoding DNA-directed RNA polymerase subunit beta' — protein MLDVNDFDQLKIGLATADSIRMWSNGEVKKPETINYRTLKPEKDGLFCEKIFGPTKDWECACGKYKRVRFKGIICERCGVEVTRSKVRRERMGHIELAAPCVHIWYLRGTRSWLAYLLMGTEPREELKAKQLEKVIYFAASLVTWVDEERRDADLPNLEAEVIAERETIIKEMELRLAEEHEELEKELEQLEAEGAKDTEIRARQRSADKDFASTREQYEMELDVLDRAWEEFKGLFGRQILEDELLWREMTDRWGDYFEGGMGADALAQLIERIDFDNEEVLLRAAIDPPEGQKPLSAQRKQKAIKRLKIVAAFNRRDENERRINDPRAMILDVVPVIPPELRPMVQLDGGRFATSDLNDLYRRVINRNNRLKRLLDLGAPEIIVNNEKRMLQEAVDALFDNGRRGRPVTGPGNRPLKSLSDMLKGKQGRFRQNLLGKRVDYSGRSVIVVGPTLKFHQCGLPKIMALELFKPFVMKRLVDQELAQNIKSAKRMVERRRPQVWEVLEDVIQEHPVMLNRAPTLHRLGIQAFEPVLVEGKAIQIHPLVCTAFNADFDGDQMAVHLPLSAEAQAEARVLMLSANNVLSPAHGRPLVTPTQDMVIGCFYLTESIPLEGDDVTIPTYREAYQVERAYEEGQITLHQAIYFRRDDLIAERATDGKAAVYTETTPGRVLFNETLPENFPFVNHLIAKRDISAIVDELASNYPKAEVGASLDRIKSLAFHYAMQSGLTVSIDDVQTPAEKKAILDGHELENDKVESQFHRGVITDGERRQKQVEIWTQATDEVRSAMEVNLRSKKFNPIDMMVGSGARGNMMQVRQIAGMRGLVANPRGDMIPRPIKSNFREGLTMLEYFISTPGARKGLVDTALRTADSGYLTRRLVDVAQEVIINDRDPFSEGRPIRGLVLENVKPDGYYNKITGEPSDPSDPDATRQAFYLETRLFSRTLADDMELANGVTLTKGTLVGEEEMAMLRDDPEITEVRVLSPLTDDSPVGISAASYGISLATGKLIEVGEAVGVIAAQSIGEPGTQLTMRTFHTGGIAGGTDIAGGLPRVVELFEARTPKGKSTLARVSGVVRIAEDEGKGKVITIVTDEGEEDSYTVPTIARLEVRDGDEITAGDPIVDGPRDPKELIEIRGIRETQQYLVGEVQKVYRDQGVSIHDKHIELIVRQMTRRVSIQEPGESDFLPGERVDQWHFAGVNRNLVQEGLKPAEGRPEIMGITKASLATDSWLSAASFQETTRVLTEAAIEGKSDSMIGLKENIIIGKLIPAGTGLPRHREAVTFAPDYQPLSFYSSEGDEQDPAEWLASLGQNGDTDSEAPSTIG, from the coding sequence ATGCTTGATGTCAACGATTTCGATCAGCTGAAGATTGGCCTCGCCACCGCCGACTCGATCCGTATGTGGTCGAACGGCGAGGTGAAGAAGCCCGAAACCATCAACTACCGCACCCTCAAGCCCGAAAAGGACGGCCTCTTCTGCGAGAAGATTTTCGGCCCGACCAAGGACTGGGAGTGCGCCTGCGGCAAGTACAAGCGGGTGCGCTTCAAGGGCATCATCTGCGAGCGCTGCGGCGTCGAGGTCACCCGCTCGAAGGTGCGCCGCGAGCGCATGGGTCACATCGAGCTCGCTGCTCCCTGTGTGCACATCTGGTATCTGCGTGGCACCCGGTCGTGGCTGGCGTACCTGCTCATGGGCACCGAGCCCCGTGAGGAGCTGAAGGCCAAGCAGCTCGAGAAGGTCATCTACTTCGCGGCCAGCCTGGTCACGTGGGTCGACGAGGAGCGGCGCGACGCCGATCTGCCGAACCTCGAGGCCGAGGTCATCGCCGAGCGCGAGACCATCATCAAGGAGATGGAACTCCGCCTCGCCGAAGAGCACGAAGAGCTCGAGAAGGAGCTCGAACAGCTCGAGGCCGAGGGAGCCAAGGACACCGAGATCCGAGCGCGCCAGCGTTCTGCCGACAAGGACTTCGCGTCCACCCGCGAGCAGTACGAGATGGAACTCGACGTGCTCGATCGGGCGTGGGAAGAGTTCAAGGGCCTGTTCGGACGCCAGATCCTCGAAGACGAGCTCCTGTGGCGGGAGATGACCGACCGCTGGGGTGACTACTTCGAGGGCGGCATGGGCGCCGACGCGCTGGCCCAGCTCATCGAGCGCATCGACTTCGACAACGAGGAAGTCCTGCTCCGCGCCGCCATCGACCCGCCCGAGGGTCAGAAGCCGCTGTCGGCGCAGCGCAAGCAGAAGGCCATCAAGCGACTCAAGATCGTTGCTGCGTTCAACCGTCGCGACGAGAACGAGCGTCGGATCAATGACCCACGAGCCATGATCCTCGACGTGGTGCCGGTGATCCCGCCGGAGCTCCGCCCGATGGTGCAGCTCGACGGTGGCCGCTTCGCCACCTCCGACCTCAACGACCTCTATCGCCGAGTGATCAACCGGAACAACCGACTCAAGCGGCTCCTCGATCTCGGTGCCCCGGAGATCATCGTCAACAACGAAAAGCGCATGCTGCAGGAGGCCGTCGACGCACTGTTCGACAACGGCCGCCGCGGTCGTCCCGTCACCGGACCCGGCAACCGTCCGCTCAAGAGCCTGTCCGACATGCTCAAGGGCAAGCAGGGCCGGTTCCGTCAGAACTTGCTCGGCAAGCGCGTCGACTACTCGGGTCGTTCCGTCATCGTCGTCGGCCCGACGCTCAAGTTCCACCAGTGCGGTCTGCCGAAGATCATGGCACTCGAGCTGTTCAAGCCGTTCGTCATGAAGCGCCTCGTCGACCAGGAGCTGGCCCAGAACATCAAGTCGGCCAAGCGAATGGTCGAGCGCCGTCGTCCGCAGGTCTGGGAAGTCCTCGAGGACGTCATCCAGGAACACCCGGTCATGCTCAACCGAGCACCGACCCTGCACCGCCTGGGTATCCAGGCGTTCGAGCCCGTCCTCGTCGAGGGCAAGGCCATCCAGATCCACCCGCTGGTGTGCACCGCCTTCAACGCCGACTTCGACGGCGACCAGATGGCCGTGCACCTGCCGCTGTCCGCCGAGGCCCAGGCCGAGGCCCGGGTGCTGATGCTGAGCGCCAACAACGTGCTCTCGCCGGCGCATGGCCGTCCACTGGTCACCCCGACCCAGGACATGGTCATCGGTTGCTTCTACCTGACCGAGTCGATCCCGCTCGAGGGTGACGACGTCACGATCCCGACCTACCGAGAGGCCTATCAGGTCGAGCGGGCCTACGAAGAGGGCCAGATCACCCTCCACCAGGCCATCTACTTCCGGCGCGACGACCTCATCGCCGAGCGGGCAACCGATGGCAAGGCGGCGGTGTACACCGAGACCACGCCAGGTCGGGTGCTCTTCAACGAGACGCTCCCGGAGAACTTCCCGTTCGTCAATCACCTGATCGCCAAGCGAGACATCTCGGCGATCGTCGACGAGCTGGCCAGCAACTATCCCAAGGCTGAGGTCGGTGCGTCGCTCGACCGCATCAAGTCGCTCGCCTTCCACTACGCCATGCAGTCCGGCCTCACCGTCTCGATCGACGATGTCCAGACGCCGGCCGAGAAGAAGGCGATCCTCGACGGCCACGAGCTCGAGAACGACAAGGTGGAGTCACAGTTCCACCGCGGCGTGATCACCGACGGCGAACGTCGTCAGAAGCAGGTGGAGATCTGGACCCAGGCGACCGACGAAGTTCGCTCGGCGATGGAAGTCAACCTGCGGTCGAAGAAGTTCAACCCGATCGACATGATGGTCGGCTCGGGCGCCCGAGGAAACATGATGCAGGTCCGCCAGATCGCGGGCATGCGTGGCCTCGTGGCCAACCCCCGAGGCGACATGATCCCTCGTCCGATCAAGTCGAACTTCCGTGAAGGCCTCACCATGTTGGAGTACTTCATCTCCACGCCGGGTGCCCGAAAGGGTCTGGTCGACACTGCACTGCGTACCGCCGACTCCGGCTACCTGACCCGTCGTCTCGTCGACGTCGCCCAGGAAGTCATCATCAACGATCGCGATCCCTTCTCCGAGGGCCGCCCGATCCGCGGACTCGTGCTCGAGAACGTCAAGCCCGACGGCTATTACAACAAGATCACTGGGGAGCCATCCGACCCCAGCGATCCCGATGCCACTCGTCAGGCCTTCTACCTCGAGACCCGTCTGTTCAGCCGGACCCTCGCCGACGACATGGAACTCGCCAACGGCGTCACCCTCACCAAGGGCACGCTCGTCGGTGAGGAAGAAATGGCGATGCTGCGTGACGATCCGGAGATCACCGAGGTGCGAGTCCTGTCGCCCCTCACCGACGACTCCCCGGTCGGCATCTCGGCTGCCAGCTACGGCATTTCGCTGGCCACCGGCAAGCTGATCGAGGTTGGCGAAGCCGTTGGTGTCATCGCTGCCCAGTCGATCGGCGAGCCCGGCACCCAGCTGACGATGCGTACCTTCCACACCGGTGGTATCGCCGGCGGTACCGACATCGCCGGTGGTCTGCCCCGTGTCGTGGAACTCTTCGAGGCTCGTACCCCGAAGGGCAAGTCGACCCTCGCCCGGGTCTCCGGTGTCGTTCGCATCGCCGAAGACGAAGGCAAGGGCAAGGTCATCACCATCGTCACCGACGAAGGTGAGGAAGACTCCTACACCGTGCCGACCATCGCCCGCCTCGAGGTGCGCGACGGCGACGAGATCACCGCCGGCGACCCGATCGTCGACGGTCCTCGTGACCCGAAGGAACTGATCGAGATTCGCGGCATCCGCGAGACCCAGCAGTACCTCGTCGGCGAAGTGCAGAAGGTCTACCGCGACCAGGGTGTGTCGATCCACGACAAGCACATCGAGCTCATCGTTCGTCAGATGACTCGCCGTGTCAGCATCCAGGAGCCGGGCGAGTCCGACTTCTTGCCCGGCGAGCGCGTCGACCAGTGGCATTTCGCCGGTGTCAACCGCAACCTGGTGCAGGAGGGTCTCAAGCCGGCCGAAGGCCGCCCCGAGATCATGGGTATCACCAAGGCGTCGTTGGCCACCGACTCGTGGCTGTCGGCAGCGTCGTTCCAGGAGACCACCCGGGTGCTCACCGAGGCTGCCATCGAGGGCAAGTCCGACTCGATGATCGGCTTGAAGGAGAACATCATCATCGGCAAGCTCATCCCGGCCGGTACTGGTCTGCCTCGTCACCGTGAAGCGGTGACCTTCGCACCCGACTACCAGCCGCTGTCGTTCTACAGCTCCGAAGGCGACGAGCAGGATCCGGCCGAGTGGCTGGCCTCGCTCGGCCAGAACGGCGACACCGACAGCGAAGCGCCCAGCACCATCGGCTGA
- a CDS encoding DNA-directed RNA polymerase subunit beta, with product MPARTVARDRYSFGNLQEALELPDLIAIQRESFRWFLEEGLSNAFRDISPIKDFTETLQLELEFDPHDEDLEPFPKFSVEECKEKDMTYAAPIFVRARFINANTGEIKEQTVFMGDFPMMTDKGTFIINGTERVVVSQLVRSPGVIFQPGERFRLRNMSKHQMVTGTIHPYRGEWIEFDVEQKPGKDPTAGVRVARKRRLSLFTMLRALGFDEENAPGFLDAFVAHFDFLEGQWEKDREIAPTQDESLIEIYKRARPGEPPTLEAARSYLRNAFFESRRYDLSRVGRYKLNRKLGPEIDRLEQQFPMLAGLLDKPEADQGVLSRCEVMAAATYLLNLMIAEPGYRLDDQDHFANRRVRSVGELIQNQVRIGLSRMERVVRERMTTQDVEAITPQTLINIRPVVAAIKEFFGTSQLSQFMDQVNPLSGLTHRRRLSALGPGGLSRERAGFEVRDVHFSHYGRMCPIETPEGPNIGLIGYLASYARVNEFGFLETPYRRVVDGVATDEIVFLTADEEEEYVVAQANAKLNPDGSFVADRVLARRSPQAASLRDLKLQLERDIFFGATTEISQVPGGDVDMMDVSPKQIVSIGTGLIPFLEHDDANRALMGANMQRQAVPLLTPEAPYIGTGIEKRAAHDAADTLVADDDGVVLEVDGKHITVEYSKLGKKIYRLLKFERSNQDTSINQKPRVVPGDTFKKGQLLADGPSTDNGELALGKNLVVAFMTWEGYNFEDAIILNQRLVRDDVLTSIHVKEHEIDARDTKLGPEEITRDIPNLSEDVLADLDERGIIRVGAEVSPGDVLVGKVTPKGETELTPEERLLRAIFGEKAREVRDTSLKVPHGEVGKVIDVKVFNRDDSHELPPGVNQLVRVYVAQKRKISVGDKLAGRHGNKGVISRILATEDMPHLADGTPVDIILNPLGVPSRMNVGQVLESHLGYAARWGWTIDGERVGHEPVRGTETKTRPFTTPATLVSTPVFDGAKWDEVELAGDKPTIQTVFENLNPEAKDGRRLIQPDGKTTLYDGRTGEPFDNPIMVGIMYILKLSHLVDDKIHARSTGPYSMITQQPLGGKAQFGGQRFGEMEVWALEAYGAAYCLQELLTIKSDDVLGRVKVYEAIVKGENIPEPGIPESFKVLIKEMQALCLNVEVLSADGSEIEMRELDDELFRTAEELGIDLSRPERGTDEDDAARAAGGRR from the coding sequence TTGCCTGCACGTACCGTCGCTCGCGACCGTTACTCCTTCGGCAATCTCCAGGAGGCCCTCGAGCTTCCAGATTTGATCGCCATCCAGCGGGAGTCGTTCCGCTGGTTCCTCGAAGAAGGTCTGTCGAATGCCTTCCGGGACATCAGTCCCATCAAGGACTTCACGGAGACGCTCCAGCTGGAGCTCGAGTTCGATCCTCACGACGAGGACCTCGAACCCTTCCCGAAGTTCTCCGTCGAGGAGTGCAAAGAGAAGGACATGACCTACGCGGCGCCGATCTTCGTGCGCGCTCGGTTCATCAACGCCAACACCGGCGAGATCAAAGAACAGACCGTCTTCATGGGCGACTTCCCCATGATGACCGACAAGGGCACCTTCATCATCAACGGCACCGAGCGTGTCGTGGTGTCCCAGCTCGTGCGTTCGCCGGGCGTCATCTTCCAGCCGGGTGAGCGGTTCCGGCTGCGGAACATGTCGAAGCACCAGATGGTCACGGGCACCATCCACCCTTATCGCGGTGAGTGGATCGAGTTTGATGTCGAACAGAAGCCGGGCAAGGATCCGACCGCTGGCGTGCGGGTGGCTCGCAAGCGTCGCCTGTCGCTGTTCACCATGTTGCGCGCGCTCGGGTTCGACGAGGAGAACGCTCCGGGCTTCCTCGATGCGTTCGTCGCTCATTTCGATTTCCTCGAAGGTCAGTGGGAGAAGGATCGCGAGATCGCCCCCACCCAGGACGAGTCGCTCATCGAGATCTACAAGCGGGCCCGCCCGGGTGAACCGCCGACCCTCGAAGCCGCCCGTTCGTACCTGCGCAACGCGTTCTTCGAGAGCCGTCGCTACGACCTCTCGCGAGTCGGTCGCTACAAGCTCAACCGCAAGCTCGGCCCCGAGATCGATCGCCTCGAGCAGCAGTTCCCGATGCTGGCCGGCCTCCTCGACAAGCCCGAAGCCGATCAGGGTGTGCTGTCGCGATGTGAGGTGATGGCCGCGGCCACCTACCTGCTGAACCTGATGATCGCCGAGCCGGGCTACCGCCTCGACGACCAGGACCACTTCGCCAACCGTCGCGTGCGGTCGGTGGGCGAGCTCATCCAGAACCAGGTCCGCATTGGTCTGTCTCGCATGGAGCGGGTCGTGCGCGAGCGCATGACCACCCAAGACGTCGAGGCCATCACGCCGCAGACGCTCATCAACATCCGCCCGGTCGTTGCTGCGATCAAGGAGTTCTTCGGAACCTCTCAGCTGTCGCAGTTCATGGACCAGGTCAACCCGCTGTCGGGTCTCACCCACCGTCGCCGTCTCTCGGCGCTCGGCCCGGGCGGTCTGTCTCGCGAGCGTGCTGGCTTCGAAGTCCGAGACGTCCACTTCTCGCACTACGGCCGTATGTGCCCGATCGAGACGCCCGAGGGCCCGAACATCGGCCTCATCGGTTACTTGGCCTCGTATGCGCGGGTGAATGAGTTCGGGTTCCTCGAGACTCCCTACCGACGCGTCGTCGACGGCGTTGCCACCGATGAGATCGTGTTCCTCACCGCCGACGAGGAAGAGGAATACGTCGTCGCCCAGGCCAACGCCAAGCTCAACCCCGACGGCTCCTTCGTCGCCGACCGAGTGCTCGCACGTCGTTCGCCGCAGGCGGCCTCGCTGCGAGACCTCAAGCTGCAGCTCGAGCGCGACATCTTCTTCGGCGCCACCACCGAGATCTCTCAGGTGCCGGGCGGCGACGTTGACATGATGGACGTCTCGCCGAAGCAGATCGTCTCGATCGGTACCGGCCTGATCCCGTTCCTCGAACACGATGACGCCAACCGTGCCCTCATGGGCGCGAACATGCAGCGCCAGGCCGTGCCGCTCCTCACCCCGGAGGCGCCCTACATCGGCACCGGCATCGAGAAGCGAGCGGCGCACGACGCTGCCGACACCCTCGTCGCCGACGACGATGGCGTGGTGCTCGAGGTCGACGGCAAGCACATCACCGTCGAGTACTCCAAGCTGGGCAAGAAGATCTACCGCCTGCTCAAGTTCGAGCGCTCGAACCAGGACACCTCGATCAACCAGAAGCCGCGGGTCGTCCCGGGTGACACCTTCAAGAAGGGTCAGCTTCTCGCCGACGGTCCCTCGACCGACAACGGTGAACTGGCGTTGGGCAAGAACCTGGTCGTGGCCTTCATGACCTGGGAGGGCTACAACTTCGAGGACGCGATCATCCTCAACCAGCGTCTCGTCCGCGACGACGTGCTCACCTCGATCCACGTCAAGGAGCACGAGATCGACGCTCGTGACACCAAGCTCGGTCCGGAAGAGATCACCCGCGACATCCCGAACCTCAGCGAAGACGTGCTCGCCGATCTCGACGAGCGCGGCATCATTCGGGTCGGCGCCGAGGTCAGCCCGGGCGACGTCCTGGTCGGCAAGGTCACCCCGAAGGGCGAGACCGAGCTCACTCCCGAAGAGCGCCTGCTTCGCGCCATCTTCGGCGAGAAGGCTCGCGAGGTTCGCGACACCTCGTTGAAGGTGCCGCACGGTGAGGTCGGCAAGGTCATCGACGTCAAGGTGTTCAACCGTGACGACTCCCATGAGCTTCCGCCGGGTGTGAATCAACTCGTGCGGGTCTATGTGGCGCAGAAGCGCAAGATCTCCGTCGGCGACAAGCTCGCCGGCCGCCACGGGAACAAGGGTGTCATCTCGCGCATCCTCGCCACCGAAGACATGCCGCACCTCGCCGACGGCACACCCGTCGACATCATCCTCAACCCGCTGGGCGTTCCGTCCCGAATGAACGTCGGCCAGGTGCTCGAGTCGCATCTCGGCTACGCCGCCCGTTGGGGTTGGACCATCGACGGCGAACGGGTCGGTCACGAACCCGTTCGCGGCACCGAGACCAAGACCCGTCCGTTCACCACCCCGGCCACCCTCGTGTCCACCCCGGTGTTCGACGGTGCGAAGTGGGACGAAGTCGAACTGGCCGGCGACAAGCCGACCATCCAGACCGTGTTCGAGAACCTCAACCCTGAGGCCAAGGACGGGCGCCGCCTGATCCAGCCCGACGGCAAGACCACGCTCTACGACGGTCGCACCGGTGAGCCGTTCGACAACCCGATCATGGTCGGGATCATGTACATCCTGAAGTTGTCGCACCTCGTCGACGACAAGATCCACGCCCGCTCCACCGGCCCGTACTCCATGATCACCCAGCAGCCGCTCGGTGGTAAGGCCCAGTTCGGTGGTCAGCGATTCGGTGAGATGGAAGTGTGGGCCCTCGAGGCCTACGGCGCGGCGTACTGCTTGCAGGAGCTGCTCACCATCAAGTCCGACGATGTCCTCGGCCGCGTCAAGGTCTACGAGGCGATCGTCAAGGGCGAGAACATTCCCGAGCCCGGCATCCCTGAGAGCTTCAAGGTGCTCATCAAGGAGATGCAGGCCCTGTGCCTGAACGTCGAGGTCCTCTCGGCCGACGGCTCCGAGATCGAAATGCGCGAACTCGACGACGAGCTCTTCCGCACCGCCGAGGAACTCGGCATCGATCTCTCACGTCCCGAGCGGGGCACCGACGAAGACGACGCCGCCCGCGCTGCGGGTGGACGACGCTGA